A genomic segment from Lytechinus variegatus isolate NC3 chromosome 10, Lvar_3.0, whole genome shotgun sequence encodes:
- the LOC121422555 gene encoding polycomb protein suz12-B-like — MAPHKHSRASPRKPKLEQLKADHELFLQAFEKPTQIYRFLAARHKISPVFLRRTLTYMLKKKPAKKNFSVDNLLEMKENKIKEGKQIPSHSGKYLKLTFNHLNWNGETSHMENSKATVDLILLKVCHKRRKDICLPVMRVSLGQCEIPINPTAATINSSSQSKEMTIPSGSFTHSNGHTVRSYRLLIQVSCPSVPSLPNGSLCNGDVDSDSDGQQAKRRKVMTRLKDKDMSPSQPSQFYEDEHIASFTSELVVVDKQNRCQLLDGSYELTLQEVQTKSKYQSASWETISDGKPVGPFEVPDLSPRLNFNLSWHTTTTTTTTGDSPEKPGRSPERSSRSAANLTSSPDHSHSIHTTTNAPDTAKHSALINGQETVLDKKLARRIHPSSSNTGSPSRSASKSSDPDNVEHVFYQFLYNNNTRQQTEARDNLRCPWCSLNCQRLYSLLKHLSTCHSRFNFTYVPHHKNARIDVAINEHYDGSYSGNPHNLITSHMGYAFQRNGPCRRTPVTQILVMKPLRQKETLQEFQEGEKSDYLMQRPYISGHNRTYFHTHSLQPIRPQEMDEDSEDEIDPDWIKERTRMMIDEFSDVNEGEKELMKLWNNHCMKHNFIADSQIPRACSLFIDAHGEDVLRQNLTSNFLLHLINLYDFSLLHPHLVSRFMNQLLKCGQRRDVTRLQVNPEEENSNHGNQMREDADIGPPILYPQEELAVKRDDVAMAMNTEGEMSTGGTMEENPLLGRRSLDDKPQLEKATPNISCDDSSPKLDKRIEDTV; from the exons AACCAACTCAAATCTACCGTTTTCTTGCTGCAAGGCACAAGATATCA cCTGTATTTCTGAGACGTACATTGACATACATGCTGAAAAAGAAGCCAGCAAAGAAGAATTTCTCAGTGGATAACCTCTTGGAgatgaaggaaaataagattaaagaaggaaaacaaataCCAAg CCATAGTGGAAAATATCTAAAATTAACATTCAACCATTTAAATTGGAATG GAGAAACTTCTCATATGGAGAATAGCAAAGCCACTGTTGACCTTATTCTACTCAAAGTGTGCCACAAAAGAAGAAAG GACATTTGTCTACCTGTCATGAGGGTATCTCTTGGGCAATGCGAGATTCCTAtaaatcccactgctgccaccattaATTCATCTTCACAATCTAAAGAGATGACAATACCAAGTGGTTCGTTCACCCATTCCAATGGTCACACCGTACGCTCCTACAGACTCCTGATACAGGTCTCCTGTCCCTCAGTACCAAGTCTGCCAAACGGTAGTCTTTGTAATGGAGATGTGGACTCAGATTCAG ATGGCCAGCAAGCCAAGCGGAGGAAAGTGATGACAAGATTAAAAGACAAGGATATGTCACCATCTCAGCCATCCCAGTTCTATGAAGATGAACACATAGCTTCCTTTACCTCTGAGTTAGTGGTTGTTGATAAACAGAACCGCTGTCAGCTCCTAGATGGCAGCTATGAGCTCACACtacaggaagtccaaacaaaGAGCAAATATCAGAGTGCATCATGGGAAACGATATCAGATGGAAAG CCAGTAGGTCCATTTGAAGTACCAGACCTGAGTCCAAGGCTCAACTTCAATCTTTCATGGCATACTACGACGACGACAACAACAACAGGGGATTCCCCAGAGAAGCCTGGTAGGTCACCTGAGAGGTCATCTCGATCAGCTGCAAACCTTACCTCATCACCTGACCATTCACATTCCATTCATACTACAACCAATGCACCCGATACAGCCAAGCATAGTGCCTTGATCAACGGACAAGAAACAG TACTAGATAAAAAACTAGCCAGACGAATCCACCCGTCGTCATCAAACACAGGTTCGCCGTCTAGATCTGCTTCCAAATCTTCAGATCCAGATAATGTTGAACACGTCTTCTATCAATTCCTTTATAATAACAACACAAGACAACAGACAGAAGCAAGGGACAACCTACGCTGTCCTTGGTGCTCCCTCAACTGTCAACGTCTCTACTCTCTGCTAAAACACCTTTCGACTTGTCACAGCAGATTTAATTTCACCTATGTG CCTCATCACAAGAATGCGAGGATAGATGTTGCAATCAATGAACATTATGATGGTTCCTACTCTGGTAATCCTCATAATCTTATTACGTCTCATATGGGATACGCTTTCCAGAGGAACGGACCTTGTAGAAGAACACCTGTTACTCAGATTCTCGTCATGAA GCCTCTCAGACAGAAAGAGACTCTACAAGAATTTCAAGAAGGTGAAAAGTCAGACTACCTCATGCAAAGACCATACATCTCAGGACATAATAG AACATATTTCCACACTCATTCGCTGCAACCAATCCGACCTCAGGAGATGGATGAAGATAGTGAAGATGAGATCGATCCTGATTGGATCAAAGAGAGAACAAGaatg ATGATTGATGAATTCTCTGACGTGaatgaaggagaaaaggaactaatgaaattatggaacaACCACTGTATGAAGCACAA TTTCATTGCCGACTCCCAGATCCCGAGGGCGTGCTCCTTGTTCATCGATGCCCACGGTGAGGACGTCCTGAGACAGAACCTGACCAGCAACTTCCTGCTTCATCTGATCAACCTCTACGACTTCAGCCTCCTGCACCCACATCTCGTCTCTCGATTCATGAATCAGCTTCTAAAGTGTGGTCAGCGGCGTGATGTCACAAGGCTCCAGGTCAATCCTGAGGAAGAGaacagtaaccatggtaaccagATGAGAGAAGACGCCGATATAGGACCGCCCATCCTCTACCCTCAGGAGGAGCTTGCCGTCAAGAGGGATGACGTTGCCATGGCGATGAACACAGAAGGGGAGATGAGCACAGGTGGGACTATGGAAGAGAATCCTCTGCTGGGCAGGAGGAGCCTTGATGATAAACCTCAGCTGGAAAAGGCAACACCGAACATATCGTGCGATGACTCTAGTCCCAAACTTGATAAAAGGATTGAAGACACTGTATGA
- the LOC121422711 gene encoding methyltransferase-like protein 22 isoform X2: MAAESEMVEDQILSDVHVTAIRSGISRGYEKGLQSLSRFVVNYQAGERREERMKEESKKDSQDDINAMTDIDGDLVLTRKHKAKDVITIAHAMQTNLQDVGMQVWMGCLLLCNFILNNCPRFENSTVLELGGGTGLASVVMATTAKYVICTDTGKDVLEMCERNVIANKDIYNRRGHELERLVIVRALDWMDSDIQTDESIPFSWSQKDLQLLSDVDVIIAADVVYSNDLTDAFFTKLLTLMKTGKQKTCFITTERREWLKRLETTSDYRIKQLDSDVPQFIQYPQSRYLELWQIQQISSAHLVPTS, translated from the exons ATGGCTGCTGAGTCTGAGATGGTTGAAGACCAAATTTTGTCTGATGTACATGTTACTGCAATTCGTTCTGGTATCTCTCGAGGATATGAGAAAG GATTGCAATCGTTATCAAGATTTGTTGTCAATTACCAGGCtggagagagaagggaagaaagaatgaaagaagaaagCAAGAAGGACAGTCAGGATGACATCAATGCCATGACTGATATAGATGGAGATTTGGTATTAACCAGGAAACACAAAGCAAAGGATGTCATTACTATTG CCCATGCAATGCAAACCAATCTACAAGATGTCGGAATGCAG GTATGGATGGGTTGTCTTTTGCTCTGCAATTTCATTCTTAACAATTGTCCAAGATTTGAGAATTCAACAGTCTTAGAACTGGGAGGAGGGACAGGATTAGCAAGTGTTGTCATGGCAACCACTGCAAAATATGTTATTTGTACAG ATACTGGAAAGGATGTCCTAGAAATGTGTGAGAGAAATGTAATTGCAAATAAGGATATTTATAATAGAAGAGGGCATGAACTAGAGAGACTGGTTATAGTACGAGCTTTAGATTGGATGGATTCAGACATCCAAACAG aTGAATCTATTCCATTTTCTTGGAGTCAAAAGGACCTTCAACTCCTATCTGATGTAGATGTAATTATTGCTGCAGATG tGGTCTACAGCAACGATCTGACCGATGCCTTTTTCACAAAACTTCTAACTTTaatgaaaacaggaaaacaaAAGACCTGTTTCATTACTACTGAAAGAAG GGAATGGTTGAAGAGATTGGAAACCACTTCGGATTATCGTATCAAACAGCTGGACTCAGACGTACCACAATTCATTCAGTATCCTCAGTCAAGATATTTG GAGCTTTGGCAAATCCAACAAATTTCTTCAGCGCATTTAGTCCCAACTTCCTGA
- the LOC121422711 gene encoding methyltransferase-like protein 22 isoform X1, producing MAAESEMVEDQILSDVHVTAIRSGISRGYEKGLQSLSRFVVNYQAGERREERMKEESKKDSQDDINAMTDIDGDLVLTRKHKAKDVITIAHAMQTNLQDVGMQVWMGCLLLCNFILNNCPRFENSTVLELGGGTGLASVVMATTAKYVICTDTGKDVLEMCERNVIANKDIYNRRGHELERLVIVRALDWMDSDIQTDESIPFSWSQKDLQLLSDVDVIIAADVVYSNDLTDAFFTKLLTLMKTGKQKTCFITTERRLNFTMTDLDVTCKEYDHFREWLKRLETTSDYRIKQLDSDVPQFIQYPQSRYLELWQIQQISSAHLVPTS from the exons ATGGCTGCTGAGTCTGAGATGGTTGAAGACCAAATTTTGTCTGATGTACATGTTACTGCAATTCGTTCTGGTATCTCTCGAGGATATGAGAAAG GATTGCAATCGTTATCAAGATTTGTTGTCAATTACCAGGCtggagagagaagggaagaaagaatgaaagaagaaagCAAGAAGGACAGTCAGGATGACATCAATGCCATGACTGATATAGATGGAGATTTGGTATTAACCAGGAAACACAAAGCAAAGGATGTCATTACTATTG CCCATGCAATGCAAACCAATCTACAAGATGTCGGAATGCAG GTATGGATGGGTTGTCTTTTGCTCTGCAATTTCATTCTTAACAATTGTCCAAGATTTGAGAATTCAACAGTCTTAGAACTGGGAGGAGGGACAGGATTAGCAAGTGTTGTCATGGCAACCACTGCAAAATATGTTATTTGTACAG ATACTGGAAAGGATGTCCTAGAAATGTGTGAGAGAAATGTAATTGCAAATAAGGATATTTATAATAGAAGAGGGCATGAACTAGAGAGACTGGTTATAGTACGAGCTTTAGATTGGATGGATTCAGACATCCAAACAG aTGAATCTATTCCATTTTCTTGGAGTCAAAAGGACCTTCAACTCCTATCTGATGTAGATGTAATTATTGCTGCAGATG tGGTCTACAGCAACGATCTGACCGATGCCTTTTTCACAAAACTTCTAACTTTaatgaaaacaggaaaacaaAAGACCTGTTTCATTACTACTGAAAGAAG GTTAAATTTCACCATGACAGATTTGGATGTAACGTGTAAGGAATATGATCATTTTAGGGAATGGTTGAAGAGATTGGAAACCACTTCGGATTATCGTATCAAACAGCTGGACTCAGACGTACCACAATTCATTCAGTATCCTCAGTCAAGATATTTG GAGCTTTGGCAAATCCAACAAATTTCTTCAGCGCATTTAGTCCCAACTTCCTGA